The following coding sequences are from one Gadus morhua chromosome 10, gadMor3.0, whole genome shotgun sequence window:
- the LOC115552165 gene encoding protocadherin beta-16-like: MLKQRHFILRRCIALNLTGAFSNPHVVMALKRTRSISWTGILAFFVFWIHSANGDVSFSFPEEIKRGSVIGNIVKNIGLETGKLALRKARIDTEGNAKRFCDINLTTGDLIVSERIDREALCGDKASCVIKHELVLESPMELHRISLHVQDINDNSPLFNEDLVKIEIQESAIRGARFLIEEAHDADVGQNSVQRYSLRENEHFQLSVDGNTVELVLDKELDRENNEEINLILTAMDGGSPPKSSTVGIHVSVLDANDNAPAFSQAVYEASVQENVPLETVVVTVHATDADAGINGEVTYDFGRVPDEVKSRFRIDRTTGDTRVIGAIDFELETSFELRIKAKDGLGLSSYTKVIINVIDVNDNAPVIELKSLSDPILENVPQGTEVAIINVQDRDSEKNRQVRCSIQLNLPFKLVPSIKNYYSLVTTSGLDRELVSDYNVTIIATDEGSPPLTSSKIIQLTVADVNDNPPLFDEASYSAYVAENIQPGSTLCSVSARDPDWRQNGTVVYSLLPSEVNSSPVSLYVSVNGDTGVIQALKSLDYELFRSFKFRVMARDNGSPPLSSNVTVSVYITDVNDNTPQILYPTSEGNAFKTELVPKATHGGSLVSKVIAVDGDAGQNAWLSYRIIQSTDPGLFTIGLHSGEIRTQRDISESDSMKQNLVVSVNDNGPTPLSATCVVYFLISDDLAEVAEFNHHTEESDSTVTFYLIIALVCVSTFFLTFLVLILSVRFCRSRKPRLLFDGAVAIPSAYLPPHYAEVDGMATLRSAYNYDGYLTTGSRTSDFKFATSYNDNTLPADQTLRKSPTDFAEIFGDSEGSPEVSVTGTPPLI; this comes from the coding sequence ATGCTAAAACAACGACACTTCATCTTAAGACGCTGCATTGCTCTGAATCTGACCGGGGCGTTTTCTAACCCACACGTTGTAATGGCGTTGAAAAGGACGAGGAGCATTTCATGGACGGGCATTCTGGCTTTCTTTGTTTTCTGGATTCATTCTGCGAATGGGGACGTAAGCTTTTCTTTTCCAGAGGAAATAAAGCGTGGATCTGTAATTGGAAATATTGTCAAGAATATTGGGCTGGAAACGGGCAAACTTGCTTTAAGAAAAGCACGCATTGACACAGAGGGAAACGCTAAACGCTTTTGCGATATAAACCTGACCACCGGAGATTTGATTGTTTCTGAGAGGATTGACAGAGAGGCTCTTTGTGGCGACAAGGCTTCGTGCGTCATAAAACACGAACTAGTACTGGAGAGCCCGATGGAGCTCCATCGTATAAGTCTTCACGTTCAAGACATCAACGATAACTCTCCGTTATTCAACGAAGATCTGGTCAAAATAGAGATTCAAGAATCTGCTATAAGAGGAGCCCGCTTCCTGATAGAGGAGGCGCATGATGCAGACGTGGGACAGAACTCAGTCCAGCGGTACAGCTTAAGAGAGAATGAACATTTTCAATTGTCGGTTGATGGAAACACGGTCGAACTCGTTCTTGACAAAGAACTGGATCGTGAAAATAACGAGGAAATCAATTTGATCTTAACTGCTATGGATGGGGGTTCTCCCCCTAAATCTAGTACAGTAGGTATACACGTCAGTGTACTGGATGCAAATGATAACGCACCAGCGTTTAGCCAGGCTGTTTATGAAGCCAGTGTTCAGGAAAACGTTCCTTTAGAAACCGTTGTGGTTACTGTACACGCGACTGATGCGGATGCTGGGATAAACGGAGAGGTGACGTACGACTTCGGACGCGTTCCAGACGAAGTGAAGAGTAGATTTAGAATTGATCGAACAACAGGGGATACAAGAGTAATTGGGGCTATCGACTTCGAATTAGAAACGTCTTTTGAGTTGCGCATCAAAGCAAAAGATGGCTTGGGACTGTCGTCCTACACGAAAGTAATAATTAATGTTATCGATGTGAATGACAATGCCCCCGTAATAGAATTGAAATCTCTCTCCGACCCCATATTAGAGAACGTACCACAAGGCACTGAGGTAGCGATAATTAACGTGCAGGACAGAGACTCTGAGAAGAATAGACAGGTCCGATGCTCCATTCAGCTTAACCTCCCCTTTAAACTTGTTCCATCGATTAAGAACTACTACTCATTGGTAACCACGAGTGGTCTGGACCGTGAACTTGTGTCGGATTATAATGTCACCATTATTGCTACAGACGAGGGATCTCCCCCTTTGACCTCCTCTAAAATCATTCAGCTAACAGTAGCCGATGTCAACGACAACCCGCCTCTCTTTGATGAAGCATCCTACAGCGCCTATGTTGCTGAAAACATTCAACCAGGCTCTACTCTGTGTTCAGTGTCCGCTAGAGACCCAGACTGGAGACAAAATGGCACCGTGGTGTATTCTCTTTTACCCAGTGAAGTCAACAGTTCCCCAGTGTCCCTGTATGTATCTGTAAACGGAGACACGGGGGTCATCCAGGCCTTGAAGTCTTTGGATTATGAGCTATTCAGGAGCTTTAAGTTCCGGGTGATGGCTAGAGACAACGGTTCTCCTCCACTCAGCAGCAACGTGACGGTCAGTGTCTACATAACGGATGTGAACGACAATACTCCTCAGATACTTTACCCCACGTCTGAAGGAAATGCTTTTAAGACCGAGCTGGTCCCCAAGGCGACGCACGGAGGTTCTTTAGTCTCCAAGGTGATTGCAGTGGACGGAGACGCTGGACAGAACGCCTGGCTGTCCTATCGTATCATTCAATCCACTGACCCGGGACTCTTTACTATCGGTCTCCACAGTGGAGAGATCAGGACCCAGAGGGACATTTCAGAAAGCGACAGCATGAAACAGAACCTCGTTGTCTCTGTGAACGATAACGGGcccactcctctctccgccACATGTGTGGTGTATTTCCTTATTTCTGACGACTTGGCAGAAGTGGCAGAGTTTAACCATCACACAGAGGAGAGTGATTCTACAGTGACATTTTATCTGATTATTGCGCTGGTGTGCGTCTCCACCTTTTTCCTGACCTTCTTGGTTCTCATCCTGAGTGTGAGGTTCTGTCGCAGCAGAAAGCCCAGACTGTTGTTTGATGGGGCCGTCGCTATCCCCAGTGCTTATCTGCCCCCTCATTACGCCGAGGTGGACGGCATGGCCACCCTGCGCAGCGCCTACAACTATGACGGCTACTTAACCACGGGCTCTAGAACCAGCGACTTTAAGTTCGCCACGTCTTACAATGACAACACGCTGCCTGCCGACCAGACCCTGAGAAAAAGTCCAACAGACTTTGCTGAGATATTTGGTGACTCTGAGGGATCGCCTGAGGTAAGCGTGACAGGGACCCCTCCTCTAATCTAG
- the LOC115552174 gene encoding protocadherin beta-15-like: MRNFQNTMGYFLQTMAIHRVEMDYRVLFFFVLVLHSVYGDVSYSIPEEMERGSVIGNIAKDLGLNFRLSDRKARIDTEDDNDQYCNIDLNTGDLLVAERIDRESLCAKKPSCVVQQELVLENPLELHRITIRVNDINDNKPHFKEDLQKIEIRESADKGARFPLDEAHDADIADNSVQGYTLEKNDHFILDVKTKGNGRKYGELVLNKELDREDKHEITLSLTAVDGGSPQRSGTVVIHIIVLDANDNAPVFSQAVYQAILPENSPVESLVITVSASDADEGINGEIVYGFDHISDEKSNMFSLNTTTGEIRVAGSIDFEKESSYELQISAKDGLGLGSYATLIIDVMDVNDNAPVINQKSLSNPVPENVSPGTEVGIINVQDRDSQDNRQVRCFIRENVPFKLIRSIKNYYSLVTTSGLDRELVSDYNITIMATDEGSPPLTSSKIIQLTVADVNDNPPLFDEASYSAYVAENIQPGSTLCSVSARDPDWRQNGTVVYSLLPSEVNSSPVSLYVSVNGDTGVIQGLKSLDYELFRSFKFQVMARDNGSPPLSSNVTVSVYITDVNDNTPQILYPTSEGNAFKTELVPKATHGGSLVSKVIAVDGDAGQNAWLSYRIIQSTDPGLFTIGLHSGEIRTQRVISESDSMKQNLVVSVNDNGPTPLSATCVVYFLISDDLAEVAEFNHHTEESDSTVTFYLIIALVCVSTFFLTFLVLILSVRFCRSRKPRLLFDGAVAIPSAYLPPHYAEVDGMATLRSAYNYDGYLTTGSRTSDFKFATSSNDNTLPADQTLRKSPTDFAEIFGDSEGSPEVSVTGTHPLI; this comes from the coding sequence ATGAGGAATTTTCAAAACACGATGGGCTACTTCCTTCAAACGATGGCAATCCATCGAGTTGAAATGGATTATCGtgtccttttcttttttgttctcGTCCTGCACTCCGTCTATGGAGACGTGAGCTATTCTATTCCAGAGGAGATGGAACGCGGATCAGTGATTGGAAACATAGCGAAGGATCTTGGACTTAACTTCAGACTCTCTGATCGCAAGGCTCGCATTGACACCGAAGATGACAACGATCAGTATTGCAATATAGATCTAAATACTGGAGATTTGCTTGTAGCTGAGAGAATAGACCGAGAGAGTCTTTGTGCAAAGAAACCATCGTGCGTCGTGCAACAAGAACTTGTCCTGGAAAACCCTTTGGAACTACACCGTATTACTATCCGTGTTAACGATATAAATGACAACAAACCGCATTTTAAGGAGGATCTACAAAAAATTGAAATAAGGGAATCTGCAGACAAAGGGGCGCGTTTCCCTCTTGACGAAGCGCACGACGCGGACATTGCAGATAATTCCGTTCAGGGCTATACACTTGAAAAAAACGATCACTTTATATTAGATGTGAAGACGAAGGGTAATGGACGGAAATATGGCGAACTAGTCCTAAACAAAGAGTTAGACAGAGAAGACAAACACGAGATTACGCTTTCGCTTACCGCAGTAGACGGTGGCTCTCCTCAGAGATCAGGTACTGTAGTTATACATATCATTGTGCTGGATGCTAATGATAACGCCCCAGTGTTTAGCCAGGCCGTTTATCAAGCCATCCTACCTGAAAACTCTCCGGTAGAAAGTCTCGTGATTACTGTAAGTGCTTCTGATGCGGACGAGGGTATCAACGGTGAGATCGTTTATGGCTTTGATCATATTTCAGACGAAAAAAGCAATATGTTTTCGCTCAATACAACCACTGGAGAAATTAGAGTGGCTGGATCTATCGATTTTGAAAAAGAGTCTTCATATGAACTCCAGATTAGTGCAAAGGACGGTCTCGGTTTGGGGTCCTATGCAACATTAATAATTGATGTTATGGATGTAAACGACAACGCTCCAGTAATTAACCAGAAGTCACTGTCTAATCCAGTGCCGGAAAACGTCTCACCTGGGACAGAGGTTGGCATCATAAACGTACAAGACAGAGATTCTCAGGATAACCGTCAGGTCCGCTGTTTTATCCGGGAAAATGTTCCTTTTAAATTGATCCGATCCATTAAGAACTACTATTCTCTAGTAACAACAAGTGGTCTGGACCGTGAACTAGTGTCTGATTATAATATCACCATTATGGCCACAGACGAGGGATCTCCCCCTTTGACCTCCTCTAAAATCATTCAGCTAACAGTAGCCGATGTCAACGACAACCCGCCTCTGTTTGATGAAGCGTCCTACAGCGCCTATGTTGCTGAAAACATCCAACCAGGCTCTACTCTGTGTTCAGTGTCCGCTCGAGACCCAGACTGGAGACAAAATGGCACCGTGGTGTATTCTCTTTTACCCAGTGAAGTCAACAGTTCCCCGGTGTCCCTGTATGTATCTGTAAACGGAGACACGGGGGTCATCCAGGGCTTGAAGTCTTTGGATTATGAACTATTCAGGAGCTTTAAGTTCCAGGTGATGGCTAGAGACAACGGTTCTCCTCCACTCAGCAGCAACGTGACGGTCAGTGTCTACATAACGGATGTGAACGACAACACTCCTCAGATACTTTACCCCACGTCTGAAGGAAACGCTTTTAAGACCGAGCTGGTCCCCAAGGCGACACACGGAGGTTCTCTAGTCTCCAAGGTGATTGCAGTGGACGGAGACGCTGGCCAGAACGCCTGGCTGTCCTATCGTATCATTCAATCCACTGACCCGGGACTCTTTACTATCGGTCTCCACAGTGGAGAGATCAGGACCCAGAGGGTCATTTCAGAAAGCGACAGCATGAAACAGAACCTCGTTGTCTCTGTGAACGATAACGGGcccactcctctctccgccACATGTGTGGTGTATTTCCTTATTTCTGACGACTTGGCAGAAGTGGCAGAGTTTAACCATCACACAGAGGAGAGTGATTCTACAGTGACATTTTATCTGATTATTGCGCTGGTGTGCGTCTCCACCTTTTTCCTGACCTTCTTGGTTCTCATCCTGAGTGTGAGGTTCTGTCGCAGTAGAAAGCCCAGACTGTTGTTTGATGGAGCCGTCGCTATCCCCAGCGCTTATCTGCCCCCTCATTACGCCGAGGTGGACGGCATGGCCACCCTGCGCAGCGCCTACAACTATGACGGCTACTTAACCACGGGCTCTAGAACCAGCGACTTTAAGTTCGCCACGTCTTCCAATGACAACACGCTGCCTGCCGACCAGACCCTGAGAAAAAGTCCAACAGACTTTGCTGAGATATTTGGTGACTCTGAGGGATCGCCTGAGGTAAGCGTGACAGGGACCCATCCTCTAATCTAG
- the LOC115552192 gene encoding protocadherin gamma-A11-like produces the protein MELSRLSLSVSLFLFFGLLFVHGDLSYSVQEEMKRGYVIGNIAKDLGFEVGILSIRKTRIKTVGSERRYCDINLQSGELIVSESIDREEQCGEKTSCVLKFELLLESPLELHRVSLQIQDINDNAPRFPTDIIKLEISESAVKGARYRVDAAHDEDIGQNGVQSYTLQRNNHFLLNIQTTSDGSKYGELILDKELDREEQQDIKLLLTALDGGSPQRSGTVVINVIVLDANDNAPVFSQAVYETSLPENSPLKTHVITVNATDADESVNGEIAYGFSRISEKSRKLFSLDRQTGEILVAGDVDSEEGSTYEMFVQAKDSYGLSSDTKVIISITDVNDNSPVISIISLTNPVPENVSPGTEVGLINVLDRDSGKNKEIRCAIQQNLPFKLITSIENYYALVTTEKLDRELVSEYNITISATDEGSPPLSSVKVGHISIADVNDNPPVFEEQSYSSYVLENNNPGHSLCSVKAHDPDWRQNGTVIYSLLPGEVNSAPVSSYLSVNGDTGVIQSVRSFDYEQFRSFKVQVMARDNGSPPLSSNVTVSVFIMDVNDNTPQILYPAPEGNSFMTELVPKAAQGGSLVSKVIAVDGDSGQNAWLSYQIIKSTDPGLFKIDLHSGEIRTQRDISDSDNMKQNIVVAVKDNGQPSLSATCSMFLLISDNLAEVPELKDMAYEDSSSKLTSYLIIALVSVSTFFLTFIIIILGLRFCRKRKPRLLFDGAVAIPSSYLPPNYADVDGTGTLRSAYNYDAYLTTGSRTSDFKFLTSYNDNTLPADQTLRKNATDFEEVFGDLDVSPEVRQFHCTNF, from the coding sequence ATGGAACTCAGTCGGTTGAGCCTTTCTgtctctttatttttattttttggactaCTTTTCGTTCATGGCGACCTGAGCTATTCGGTTCAAGAGGAGATGAAGCGTGGATATGTTATTGGAAATATCGCCAAGGATCTGGGATTTGAAGTCGGAATATTATCTATTCGAAAGACTCGTATTAAAACGGTGGGAAGCGAACGAAGGTATTGTGATATCAATCTTCAAAGCGGAGAGCTCATTGTTTCAGAGAGCATCGACAGAGAAGAACAATGCGGAGAAAAAACGTCTTGTGTTCTTAAATTTGAGCTGCTTTTGGAATCTCCGTTGGAATTACACCGTGTATCACTACAGATACAAGACATAAACGACAATGCACCGCGTTTCCCGACGGATATTATCAAGCTGGAAATAAGTGAATCTGCTGTCAAAGGAGCTCGGTATCGCGTCGACGCGGCTCATGATGAAGATATAGGGCAAAACGGTGTTCAGAGTTACACTTTGCAACGGAATAACCATTTTCTTCTAAATATACAAACTACAAGTGATGGCAGTAAATATGGAGAATTGATTCTCGATAAGGAGTTAGAcagagaggagcagcaggatATCAAATTATTGCTCACGGCTCTAGATGGTGGTTCTCCTCAGAGATCAGGCACAGTAGTAATAAACGTCATTGTGTTGGACGCTAATGATAACGCCCCCGTGTTTAGTCAGGCCGTGTATGAGACCAGTCTGCCTGAAAACTCCCCGTTAAAAACTCACGTGATTACCGTGAACGCAACAGACGCGGACGAGAGCGTTAATGGTGAAATAGCATATGGATTTAGTCGCATATCTGAGAAATCAAGAAAATTGTTTTCACTTGATCGTCAAACTGGGGAGATATTAGTTGCAGGCGACGTAGACTCTGAGGAGGGTTCAACATATGAAATGTTTGTGCAGGCTAAAGACAGTTACGGTCTCTCTTCAGATACAAAGGTAATAATAAGTATAACTGATGTGAACGATAATTCGCCAGTAATATCAATAATATCGTTGACCAATCCTGTACCAGAGAACGTGTCACCTGGTACAGAGGTGGGACTTATTAACGTGCTGGATAGAGACtcaggaaaaaataaagaaatccgTTGCGCTATTCAGCAAAACCTTCCTTTTAAACTTATTACTTCAATCGAAAACTATTATGCTTTGGTAACCACAGAGAAACTAGACAGGGAACTAGTGTCTGAATACAACATTACAATATCTGCTACCGATGAGGGCTCTCCGCCTCTGTCGTCAGTCAAAGTGGGTCACATCTCAATAgctgacgtcaacgacaacccaCCTGTGTTTGAGGAACAGTCGTATAGCAGCTATGTCCTTGAGAACAACAATCCGGGCCACAGCCTGTGTTCTGTTAAGGCCCATGACCCAGACTGGAGACAAAACGGTACAGTGATCTATTCTCTTTTACCTGGTGAGGTCAACAGTGCTCCAGTCTCCTCTTATCTATCTGTTAACGGAGACACCGGAGTGATCCAAAGTGTCAGGTCGTTTGATTACGAACAATTTAGGAGCTTTAAGGTCCAGGTGATGGCCAGAGACAACGGTTCTCCTCCACTCAGCAGCAACGTGACTGTGAGTGTCTTCATAATGGATGTAAATGACAACACTCCTCAGATACTTTACCCCGCCCCAGAGGGAAACTCCTTTATGACTGAACTGGTACCCAAAGCTGCACAAGGAGGTTCTCTGGTTTCCAAGGTGATAGCAGTTGATGGGGACTCTGGACAGAACGCCTGGCTGTCCTATCAGATCATTAAGTCCACTGATCCGGGACTTTTCAAAATCGATCTTCACAGTGGGGAGATCAGGACCCAGCGAGACATTTCTGATTCTGACAACATGAAACAGAACATTGTAGTCGCTGTAAAGGATAacggacagccctccctctctgctacatgttcCATGTTTTTGCTGATTTCTGATAACTTGGCTGAAGTACCAGAACTGAAGGACATGGCTTATGAAGATAGCAGTTCTAAATTAACATCTTATCTGATCATCGCGCTGGTATCCGTCTCCACCTTTTTCCTGACtttcattattatcattctgGGATTGAGGTTTTGTCGGAAGAGAAAGCCAAGACTGTTATTTGATGGAGCGGTTGCTATTCCCAGCTCTTATCTCCCTCCTAACTACGCAGATGTGGACGGCACTGGAACTTTACGCAGCGCATATAATTATGATGCGTATTTAACCACTGGATCTAGAACAAGTGACTTTAAATTTCTCACGTCTTACAATGACAACACACTGCCTGCAGACCAGACCCTGAGAAAAAATGCAACAGACTTCGAAGAAGTGTTTGGAGACCTTGATGTTTCCCCTGAG
- the LOC115552193 gene encoding protocadherin gamma-A11-like gives MEDRHCGFYGLIFVFICLLHFTNGELDYSIQEEMKLGSIIGNIAKDLGIDVGRLTARKARIETERNTAYCDINRRTGDLTVAKRIDREELCGEKALCFLKFELLFESPLELHRMSLKIDDINDNTPLFPKDTIKLEIRESADKGARYRVNAAHDADVGQNGVQSYMLQENNHFILNTQTTSAGIKYAELVLNQELDREEQKGIKLLLTALDGGTPQRSGTLTIDVTVLDANDNAPVFSQAVYEASLPENSPLKTHVITVGATDADEGVNGEVTYEFNKMSDKSRMLFSLDQKTGDVTVISDIDFEEGSKYEIYIEAKDGYGLSTDTKVIIFITDANDNAPIISLKSLTNPVPENVSPGTEVGIINVQDMDSEQNRQIRCFIQQNVPFNLIPSIKNYYSLVTTDKLDRELMLHYNITITAIDEGSPPLSSLKTVQVSIADVNDNPPVFEEQSYSSYVPENNKPGHSLCSVKALDPDWRQNGTVIYSLLPGEVNGAPVSSYLSVNGDTGVIQSVRSFDYEQFRSFKVYVMARDNGSPPLSSNVTVSVFITDVNDNTPQILYPAPEGNSFMTELVPKAAQGGSLVSKVIAVDGDSGQNAWLSYQIIKSTDPGLFKIDLHSGEIRTQRDISDSDNMKQNIVVSVKDNGQPSLSATCSMFLLISDNLAEVPELKDMAYEDSSSKLTSYLIIALVSVSTFFLTFIIIILGLRFCRRRKPRLLFDGAVAIPSSYLPPNYADVDGTGTLRSTCNYDAYLTTGSRTSDFKFLTSYNDNTLPADQTLRKNATDFEEVFGDLDVSPEVRQFHCTNF, from the coding sequence ATGGAAGACAGACATTGTGGATTCTACggtttgattttcgttttcatTTGTTTACTGCACTTCACAAATGGCGAGCTTGACTATTCAATTCAGGAGGAGATGAAGCTTGGTTCTATCATTGGAAATATAGCAAAGGATCTTGGGATAGACGTTGGAAGATTGACTGCTCGCAAAGCTCGTATTGAGACGGAACGAAATACAGCATACTGTGATATAAATCGTCGTACAGGAGACCTGACCGTCGCGAAGAGAATAGACAGAGAAGAGCTCTGTGGAGAAAAGGCTTTGTGTTTCCTCAAATTTGAGCTTCTATTTGAATCTCCCTTAGAATTGCATCGCATGTCACTGAAAATCGACGACATCAACGATAACACACCACTGTTCCCGAAGGATACAATCAAACTGGAAATTAGAGAATCCGCTGACAAAGGAGCTCGCTACCGCGTCAACGCGGCCCATGATGCAGATGTCGGCCAGAACGGCGTTCAAAGCTACATGCTccaggaaaataatcattttattttaaatactcAAACCACAAGTGCTGGAATCAAATATGCTGAATTGGTTTTAAATCAAGAATTAGACAGAGAGGAACAAAAGGGAATTAAATTATTGTTAACGGCTCTTGACGGTGGTACTCCTCAGAGATCCGGTACTCTAACTATAGACGTCACTGTGTTGGACGCTAATGATAACGCCCCTGTGTTTAGTCAGGCCGTGTATGAAGCCAGCCTGCCGGAAAACTCTCCGTTGAAAACTCACGTAATCACTGTCGGCGCTACTGACGCAGACGAGGGCGTTAATGGAGAGGTTACATATGAATTTAACAAAATGTCAGATAAGTCACGAATGCTTTTTTCACTTGATCAGAAAACAGGTGACGTTACTGTTATAAGTGACATTGACTTTGAAGAAGGATcgaaatatgaaatatatatagagGCCAAAGATGGTTATGGTCTCTCTACAGATACAAaagttattatatttattacagACGCCAATGACAATGCTCCAATCATATCGTTAAAATCGTTGACCAATCCAGTGCCTGAGAATGTATCACCTGGTACAGAAGTAGGAATAATTAACGTGCAGGATATGGATTCAGAACAGAACCGACAGATCCGTTGCTTTATTCAACAAAACGTGCCATTTAATCTAATTCCTTCTATCAAAAACTATTATTCTCTGGTGACCACCGATAAACTAGATCGCGAATTAATGCTTCATTATAACATTACAATTACTGCTATCGACGAGGGCTCTCCACCTCTGTCCTCATTAAAAACTGTTCAAGTCTCTATCGCTGATGTCAACGACAACCCACCTGTGTTTGAGGAACAGTCGTATAGCAGCTATGTCCCTGAGAACAACAAACCGGGCCACAGCCTGTGTTCTGTTAAGGCCCTTGACCCAGACTGGAGACAAAACGGTACAGTGATCTATTCTCTTTTACCTGGTGAAGTCAACGGTGCTCCAGTCTCCTCTTATCTATCTGTTAATGGAGACACCGGAGTGATCCAAAGTGTCAGGTCATTTGATTATGAACAGTTTCGGAGCTTTAAAGTCTATGTAATGGCACGAGACAATGGATCTCCTCCGCTCAGCAGCAACGTGACTGTGAGTGTCTTCATAACGGATGTAAATGACAACACTCCTCAGATACTTTATCCCGCCCCGGAGGGAAACTCCTTCATGACTGAACTGGTACCCAAAGCTGCACAAGGAGGTTCTCTGGTTTCCAAGGTGATAGCAGTTGATGGGGACTCTGGACAGAACGCCTGGCTGTCCTATCAGATCATTAAGTCCACTGATCCAGGACTTTTCAAAATCGATCTGCACAGTGGGGAGATCAGGACCCAGAGAGACATTTCTGATTCTGACAACATGAAACAGAACATTGTAGTCTCTGTAAAGGATAacggacagccctccctctctgctacatgttcCATGTTTTTACTGATTTCTGATAACTTGGCTGAAGTACCAGAACTGAAGGACATGGCTTATGAAGACAGCAGTTCTAAATTAACATCTTATCTGATCATCGCGCTGGTATCCGTCTCCACCTTTTTCCTGACCttcattattatcattctgGGATTGAGGTTTTGTCGGAGGAGAAAGCCCAGACTGTTATTTGATGGAGCGGTTGCTATTCCCAGCTCTTATCTCCCTCCAAACTACGCAGATGTGGACGGCACTGGAACTTTACGCAGCACATGTAATTATGATGCGTATTTAACCACTGGATCTAGAACAAGTGACTTTAAATTTCTCACGTCTTACAATGACAACACACTGCCTGCAGACCAGACCCTGAGAAAAAATGCAACAGACTTTGAAGAAGTGTTTGGAGACCTTGATGTTTCACCAGAG